The following proteins are co-located in the Caldilineales bacterium genome:
- a CDS encoding glycosyltransferase family 39 protein, with product MTALSPVSQPASPPSEAAPATPVTSLWARTGLKTGHWLGLILVGHIALALWYSLVIPPWEAHDEWPHFRHAAYIAENLALPDPGQRLTTEFEFDEASQPPLYYLLAAAPMLAVDLSDGYRPVVNPYASRGTGEGGVNFVLHDPAAESWPWQGTLLALHLGRLVSVFISTLALVAAWLLLRLLSPARASVALASVGLMAFAPQFVFLSAVMTNDILLVAVETALLYAALVLVRDGLSTRRLLALGAWTALGLLSKYLALAMLPVVLAAILIAAWRHRHQPGQRRQRWLALPVLLLPLILLSGWFLIRNLLLTGQLLSRDPISQAALLTGLQDGGALALAWQDIPFALRYGFETYWASFGWGNIGAPAWVYTVWLAVIAVGLVGLLVWLRRQARRRIGPLLLVVAIFIAAVVGLPLLRELLHDSKLLRGRYVMATLPLAVWVIAQGWQAISGRLWSWLNKALLLWPAALTLYLAFALILPAYRPAYRPAYRPAYRPPSAQLAAASPTAIPLLANFGGKARLLSADIGNTQIVTPGQGLAVTLTWEVLDRTEKPYTLAIHLLGAGGLSYGSATSYPGNGNAATTVWQPGSRFSETYWLTVRPSGSTPARGQIQVSLFNDGERAEYLPVFDNSGNPVGDTATFGELRIERPAGGAPPANLAPPLAAFGAVSSDRIALLSARFPTDLPQRPGWATPFVLRWRAQAPGSDSFTPMQLSLQLLDANGVWVAGADGPVDDNLPVSIWRAGDLLETVRWLELPPDLPPGPYQVIAVLYRPDDLSRLPAFDAAGQPLPNDALPLGPLLITAN from the coding sequence ATGACCGCACTTTCACCTGTCTCTCAACCGGCATCGCCTCCCTCAGAGGCTGCCCCGGCTACGCCGGTCACATCGCTTTGGGCGCGAACCGGGCTGAAGACAGGGCATTGGCTGGGGTTGATCCTGGTCGGGCACATCGCCCTGGCGCTGTGGTACAGCCTGGTCATCCCACCCTGGGAAGCGCACGACGAGTGGCCGCACTTCCGCCACGCCGCCTACATTGCCGAAAACCTGGCCCTCCCCGACCCCGGCCAGCGCCTGACCACCGAGTTCGAGTTCGACGAGGCCAGCCAACCGCCGCTCTATTACCTCTTGGCGGCGGCGCCCATGTTGGCCGTGGATCTGTCAGATGGCTACCGGCCGGTCGTGAACCCGTATGCCAGCCGGGGCACGGGCGAGGGCGGGGTGAATTTCGTCCTTCACGACCCGGCTGCGGAAAGCTGGCCCTGGCAGGGGACGCTGCTTGCCCTGCACCTGGGACGGCTGGTTTCGGTGTTCATCAGCACCCTGGCCCTCGTTGCCGCCTGGCTGCTCCTACGCTTGCTCAGCCCCGCCCGGGCCAGCGTCGCCCTGGCCAGCGTCGGGCTGATGGCCTTTGCGCCCCAATTCGTCTTTCTCAGCGCGGTGATGACCAACGACATCCTCCTGGTCGCGGTCGAGACGGCGCTGCTCTATGCTGCCCTGGTGCTGGTGCGGGATGGTCTCAGCACCCGCCGCTTGCTGGCCCTGGGCGCCTGGACGGCGCTGGGGCTGCTGAGCAAGTACCTGGCTCTGGCCATGCTCCCCGTCGTCCTGGCCGCCATCCTCATCGCCGCCTGGCGCCATCGCCATCAGCCCGGCCAGCGCCGCCAACGCTGGCTGGCCCTGCCTGTCCTCCTGCTCCCCCTTATCCTGCTCAGCGGCTGGTTCCTGATCCGCAATCTGCTGCTCACCGGCCAGCTGCTCTCGCGCGACCCCATCTCGCAGGCGGCCTTGCTGACCGGTCTACAAGACGGAGGCGCCCTGGCGCTGGCCTGGCAGGACATCCCCTTTGCCCTGCGCTATGGCTTCGAGACCTACTGGGCCTCGTTTGGCTGGGGTAACATCGGCGCGCCGGCCTGGGTCTACACCGTCTGGCTGGCCGTGATCGCGGTCGGGCTGGTGGGGCTGCTGGTCTGGCTCCGGCGTCAGGCCCGACGCCGCATCGGCCCGTTGCTGCTGGTGGTTGCGATCTTCATCGCTGCCGTCGTCGGCCTGCCACTGCTGCGCGAGCTTTTGCACGATAGCAAACTCCTGCGCGGGCGCTATGTCATGGCCACACTGCCGTTGGCCGTCTGGGTCATCGCCCAGGGCTGGCAAGCGATCAGTGGGCGGCTGTGGTCGTGGCTGAACAAAGCCCTCCTGCTCTGGCCCGCGGCCCTGACCCTCTACCTGGCGTTCGCGCTCATTCTGCCTGCCTATCGGCCCGCCTATCGGCCCGCCTATCGGCCCGCCTACCGGCCCCCCTCGGCACAGCTGGCCGCAGCCAGCCCGACTGCCATCCCGCTGTTGGCCAACTTCGGCGGCAAAGCTCGCCTCCTCAGCGCCGACATCGGCAACACCCAGATCGTCACCCCCGGTCAGGGTCTGGCCGTCACCCTCACCTGGGAGGTGCTCGACCGCACGGAGAAACCCTACACCCTGGCCATCCACCTCTTGGGCGCGGGCGGCCTGAGCTATGGCAGCGCCACCTCCTACCCCGGCAACGGCAACGCCGCCACCACCGTCTGGCAACCCGGCAGTCGCTTCAGTGAAACGTATTGGCTGACCGTCCGCCCCAGCGGCAGCACGCCTGCGCGTGGACAGATCCAGGTCTCCCTGTTCAACGACGGTGAACGGGCCGAGTATCTACCCGTCTTCGACAACAGCGGCAACCCGGTCGGCGACACCGCCACCTTTGGCGAATTGCGGATCGAACGCCCTGCCGGCGGGGCGCCGCCGGCCAACCTGGCGCCGCCTCTCGCCGCGTTTGGCGCCGTCTCCAGCGACCGGATCGCCCTCTTGTCCGCCCGTTTTCCGACCGACCTGCCGCAGCGCCCCGGCTGGGCGACGCCGTTCGTCCTGCGCTGGCGCGCCCAGGCCCCCGGCAGCGATTCGTTCACGCCGATGCAACTCTCGTTGCAGTTGCTCGACGCCAACGGCGTCTGGGTGGCCGGGGCCGATGGCCCTGTGGACGATAACCTGCCCGTGTCGATCTGGCGAGCCGGTGACCTGCTGGAAACGGTGCGCTGGCTGGAACTCCCGCCCGACCTCCCCCCTGGCCCCTACCAGGTCATCGCCGTCCTCTACCGGCCCGACGACCTCAGCCGCCTGCCCGCCTTCGACGCCGCCGGCCAGCCTCTCCCCAACGACGCCCTCCCCCTCGGCCCACTCCTGATCACCGCCAACTGA
- a CDS encoding alkaline phosphatase family protein, whose product MPIHDPARRLLVIGLDGGSWDILGPLCDLGEMPNLARLRSQGAWSDLLSTLPPVTAPAWSTFLTGVNPGRHSILGFRRKPADPAQSLRNEGNPITTGHLAAPTLWDYLSAAGRNVGAINLPVSYPLRPLNGFAISGMLTPPGATDWTWPPELADELKGYIIELDYGRPGQSLLPDGLPGPGQMLTDIIAMTERLGFHTLRLMQTRPWEVLMTVFTGTDRISHHFWHYLQGDESGGNLDMAVAGQLADFFHLLDSIIGSMVRSAGKDATIVFLSDHGFGPAARHWAHLNNWLLELDLLHLQPVSAGGWLQQIKSRAPWLRDIAKRILPADARAAVQSHSHLADAIDWPRTLAWAEPLYNNIAAIYFHRQDRYPNGVISPAAVETLRQSLIEEARDLMIPGLDRPLVQDIRPREDLYTGPFVENFPDLILTLDPDYAAVPTLGSTLITPIPRLLRTGDHRPEGIFLACGANTRPGRLPHTPSLIDLAPTLLHFAGLPIPTEMEGEPILDAFHDGYLVLHPPRLGPSLPPVAPAPADELSADESAAVNERLRGLGYI is encoded by the coding sequence ATGCCCATCCACGATCCTGCCCGCCGTCTCCTCGTCATCGGCCTCGATGGCGGCTCATGGGATATCCTCGGCCCCCTTTGCGACCTGGGCGAAATGCCCAACCTGGCCCGGCTGCGCAGCCAGGGCGCCTGGTCGGACCTGCTTTCCACCCTGCCGCCCGTCACCGCCCCGGCCTGGTCCACCTTCCTCACCGGCGTCAACCCTGGCCGCCACAGCATCCTCGGCTTCCGGCGCAAACCCGCCGACCCGGCCCAATCGCTGCGCAACGAGGGCAACCCCATCACCACCGGCCATCTGGCCGCGCCCACCCTTTGGGACTATCTCTCGGCGGCCGGGCGCAACGTGGGCGCCATCAACCTGCCCGTCAGCTATCCCCTGCGCCCGCTCAACGGCTTCGCCATTTCGGGCATGCTCACCCCGCCCGGCGCCACCGACTGGACCTGGCCGCCCGAATTGGCCGACGAACTCAAGGGCTACATCATCGAGTTGGACTATGGCCGGCCCGGCCAAAGCCTTCTGCCCGACGGCTTGCCCGGCCCCGGCCAGATGCTGACCGACATCATCGCTATGACCGAACGGCTGGGTTTTCACACCCTGCGCCTGATGCAAACCCGGCCGTGGGAGGTGTTGATGACCGTCTTCACCGGCACCGACCGGATTTCGCACCACTTCTGGCACTACTTGCAGGGCGACGAGTCGGGCGGCAACCTGGATATGGCCGTCGCCGGGCAACTGGCCGACTTCTTCCACCTGCTCGATAGCATCATCGGCAGCATGGTGCGTTCGGCCGGCAAAGACGCCACCATCGTCTTCCTCTCGGATCACGGCTTCGGCCCGGCGGCGCGGCACTGGGCGCACCTGAACAACTGGCTGCTCGAACTCGACCTCCTTCACCTGCAGCCGGTCTCAGCCGGGGGCTGGCTCCAGCAGATCAAAAGCCGCGCCCCCTGGCTGCGCGACATCGCCAAACGCATCCTCCCCGCCGACGCCCGCGCCGCCGTGCAATCACACAGCCATCTGGCCGACGCCATCGACTGGCCCCGCACCCTGGCCTGGGCCGAACCCCTCTACAACAACATCGCCGCCATCTACTTCCACCGCCAGGATCGTTACCCAAACGGCGTCATCAGCCCCGCCGCCGTCGAAACCCTGCGCCAGAGCCTGATCGAAGAGGCCCGGGACCTGATGATCCCCGGCCTCGACCGCCCCCTGGTGCAGGACATCCGGCCCCGCGAAGACCTCTACACCGGCCCCTTCGTCGAGAACTTCCCCGACCTCATCCTCACCCTCGACCCGGACTATGCCGCCGTCCCCACCCTGGGCAGCACCCTCATCACCCCCATCCCCAGGCTTCTGCGCACCGGCGACCATCGGCCCGAAGGCATCTTCCTGGCCTGCGGCGCCAACACCCGTCCCGGCCGCCTGCCGCACACGCCCTCGCTGATCGACCTCGCCCCCACCCTCCTCCACTTCGCCGGCCTGCCCATCCCCACCGAGATGGAAGGCGAACCGATCCTCGACGCTTTCCACGACGGCTACCTGGTGCTCCACCCACCCCGCCTCGGCCCCAGCCTGCCGCCGGTTGCCCCAGCGCCCGCCGACGAACTCTCGGCCGACGAAAGCGCCGCCGTAAACGAACGATTGCGCGGGTTGGGCTATATTTGA
- a CDS encoding alkaline phosphatase family protein, producing the protein MLLILGLDGADWSILDALIDAGKLPHLAALNQRSQRGVLRSTIRPESSIAWATFATGVGAGRHGVYSFSTQRPDSYETALVTSASIRHPAFWQTAAAAGKRVALLNVPMTYPPQPLPGGVNVAGMLAPTTRSPFVWPPDLRQPLLKAAPGYTVALDRSGLDLRRFIAASTRSIRARTAAASWLARQGEWEAMVVVYTETDRLQHYGLHLIDPQHPRHNPHETTLGQELVAAYQILDEGIGHLLTLAGSDATVIILSDHGFAACARSFRPNAWLQQEGLLALAAQPAPSPGLWQRLRGHAGLRRLKQSLPIVQDWRRPPSPGAGLAAVDWPATAAVFSSAGGIRFNIRGREPQGILTPAEAETLAAELGHKLLALVDPASGHPVLAAVHRRQDLYHGPYLDLAPDLILEPVRRHADPRRVCLLSYDLGGAVFADSGDLTGNHALEGVFMAAGPEIGPGVLHDAEIVDVAPTLLHLLGLPLPADLDGRVLPIGGASRAVTHTAAGNPSPPPSGAPAFAPDEQAAVEQHLRALGYL; encoded by the coding sequence ATGCTCCTCATCCTCGGCCTCGATGGCGCCGACTGGTCGATCCTCGACGCCCTCATCGATGCGGGCAAGCTCCCTCACCTGGCGGCCCTGAACCAGCGCAGTCAGCGAGGGGTGCTCCGCTCCACCATTCGGCCGGAATCCTCCATCGCCTGGGCCACCTTCGCCACCGGCGTTGGGGCCGGGCGGCATGGCGTCTACAGCTTCAGCACCCAGCGCCCCGATAGCTACGAGACCGCCCTGGTGACCTCGGCCAGCATCCGTCACCCCGCCTTCTGGCAGACGGCCGCCGCCGCGGGCAAACGCGTGGCCCTGCTAAACGTGCCTATGACCTACCCGCCGCAACCGCTGCCGGGCGGGGTCAACGTGGCCGGGATGCTGGCGCCCACCACACGCAGCCCCTTTGTCTGGCCGCCGGACCTGCGCCAACCCTTGCTGAAGGCTGCACCCGGCTACACCGTCGCCCTCGACCGCAGCGGCCTCGACCTCCGCCGCTTCATCGCCGCCTCCACGCGCTCGATCCGGGCGCGCACGGCCGCCGCCAGCTGGTTGGCCCGGCAAGGCGAGTGGGAGGCGATGGTTGTCGTCTACACCGAGACCGATCGGCTCCAGCACTACGGGCTCCACCTGATCGACCCGCAGCATCCCCGCCACAACCCCCACGAAACCACCCTGGGCCAGGAACTCGTCGCCGCCTACCAGATCCTCGACGAAGGCATCGGCCACCTCCTGACCCTCGCCGGCTCCGATGCCACCGTCATCATCCTCTCGGATCACGGCTTTGCCGCCTGCGCCCGCTCTTTCCGGCCCAACGCCTGGCTGCAACAGGAAGGGCTGCTGGCGCTGGCGGCCCAACCTGCTCCCTCTCCTGGCCTCTGGCAGCGGCTGCGCGGCCACGCCGGGCTGCGCCGCCTGAAACAGAGCCTGCCCATCGTCCAGGACTGGCGGCGGCCGCCCTCGCCGGGCGCGGGGCTGGCCGCAGTCGACTGGCCGGCGACGGCCGCCGTCTTCAGCTCGGCCGGCGGGATCCGCTTCAACATCCGGGGCCGCGAGCCGCAGGGCATCCTCACCCCCGCCGAAGCCGAGACCCTGGCCGCCGAACTGGGCCACAAGCTGTTGGCGCTGGTCGATCCTGCCAGCGGTCACCCCGTCCTCGCCGCCGTCCACCGCCGCCAGGATTTGTATCACGGCCCCTACCTCGACCTGGCCCCCGACTTGATCCTCGAACCCGTGCGCCGTCACGCCGACCCCAGGCGCGTGTGCCTGCTGTCCTACGATCTCGGCGGCGCTGTCTTTGCCGATAGCGGCGATCTCACCGGCAACCACGCCCTCGAAGGCGTGTTCATGGCCGCGGGGCCAGAGATCGGGCCGGGCGTCCTCCACGACGCCGAGATAGTGGACGTCGCACCCACCCTCCTCCACCTGCTGGGCCTGCCCCTGCCCGCAGACCTCGATGGTCGTGTGCTGCCGATCGGGGGAGCGAGCCGCGCCGTGACACACACAGCCGCCGGCAACCCATCCCCACCGCCCTCCGGCGCCCCGGCCTTCGCCCCGGATGAACAGGCGGCGGTCGAGCAGCACTTGCGCGCGCTCGGCTATCTCTAG
- a CDS encoding sortase translates to MSRRYTLLFAGLFIALALVGVVWARLAWGGRDHTTPTDVAAAPTWTPTAAVVGVLQPTAASAATTPAPTATAAPIPTLTPTPFPPEPTNTPTLAGAEGASAPPVAATSPARRIDSAGPIPLPTIQPLPIGQGLAPVRLLIPALGLDAPVLPMGWHVVEDANGIRSEWDVVDDAAGHHIDSVFPGEAGNVVLSGHNNIGGAVFRSVCVIGEPGVDFGLGDEMILQDEAGRSFVYQVEGWQRFAEAGASIAQRQANARYLAPTARAQLTLITCWPPTSNTHRVVVTGPLTGMR, encoded by the coding sequence ATGTCTCGGCGCTACACTCTCTTGTTCGCAGGTCTCTTCATCGCCCTGGCCCTGGTGGGGGTGGTGTGGGCCAGGCTGGCATGGGGCGGACGCGACCACACCACCCCAACCGACGTGGCCGCGGCGCCGACCTGGACGCCGACGGCGGCGGTCGTCGGCGTGCTACAACCGACTGCTGCCAGCGCCGCCACCACCCCCGCGCCCACGGCCACGGCTGCGCCGATCCCCACCCTCACGCCCACCCCCTTCCCACCGGAGCCAACAAACACCCCCACGCTTGCCGGGGCCGAGGGAGCATCGGCGCCGCCTGTTGCGGCCACAAGCCCGGCCAGACGCATCGATTCGGCGGGGCCGATCCCACTCCCCACCATCCAGCCGCTGCCCATCGGCCAGGGCCTCGCCCCGGTTCGCCTGCTCATCCCCGCCCTGGGGCTGGATGCGCCCGTGCTGCCGATGGGCTGGCACGTGGTGGAAGACGCCAACGGCATCCGCAGCGAGTGGGATGTGGTGGACGATGCCGCCGGGCATCACATCGACTCGGTCTTTCCAGGCGAGGCGGGCAATGTCGTGCTTTCGGGGCACAACAACATCGGCGGGGCAGTGTTCCGCTCGGTCTGCGTCATCGGCGAGCCGGGTGTGGATTTTGGCCTGGGCGACGAGATGATCCTGCAGGACGAGGCTGGCCGCAGCTTCGTCTACCAGGTGGAAGGCTGGCAGCGCTTCGCCGAGGCGGGCGCCAGCATCGCCCAACGCCAGGCCAACGCCCGCTACCTGGCGCCCACCGCGCGCGCCCAACTGACACTCATCACCTGCTGGCCGCCCACCTCCAACACCCACCGCGTGGTCGTCACCGGCCCGCTGACAGGAATGCGCTAA
- a CDS encoding SDR family NAD(P)-dependent oxidoreductase yields the protein MDLHDRTVLITGASMGIGAATARAFASAAAAPPLRLALLARSSDRLQALVTELNRQPGVQALAVTADVTQPESLAPAVAQIEGAFGPVDILVNNAGVGMRSPVGSIDLAAARQVFEVNYWGALACIEAVLPGMMAQQDGLIINISSILGHRAMPNAGIYCSTKFALNALSESMRLELRPHGIRVVGFYPGVTETEFGRNELTGDATGQGRNRAARTSAATVGQAIVRAAQSEPRDGYATLFDRVFVWGATLAPGLLDRMLARFYRRGVGGTRIDADERG from the coding sequence ATGGATCTCCATGACCGCACGGTGCTAATCACAGGGGCGTCGATGGGCATCGGCGCCGCCACGGCGCGGGCTTTTGCCAGCGCCGCCGCCGCCCCGCCTCTTCGCCTGGCCCTCCTGGCCCGATCGAGCGACCGCCTGCAGGCGCTGGTCACGGAGTTGAACCGGCAGCCGGGCGTGCAAGCGCTGGCCGTGACCGCCGATGTGACGCAGCCGGAGAGCCTGGCCCCGGCGGTGGCGCAGATCGAGGGCGCGTTCGGGCCGGTGGATATCCTGGTCAACAACGCCGGGGTGGGGATGCGCAGCCCGGTGGGAAGCATCGACCTGGCCGCGGCGCGGCAGGTGTTCGAGGTCAACTACTGGGGGGCGCTGGCCTGCATCGAGGCCGTGCTGCCGGGGATGATGGCGCAGCAGGACGGGCTGATCATCAATATCTCGTCCATCCTCGGCCACCGGGCCATGCCCAACGCCGGCATCTATTGCTCGACCAAGTTCGCGCTCAACGCCCTGTCCGAGTCGATGCGGCTGGAGCTGCGTCCGCATGGCATCCGCGTCGTTGGCTTCTATCCGGGCGTCACCGAGACCGAATTCGGGCGCAATGAGTTGACCGGCGACGCCACCGGCCAGGGCCGCAACCGCGCCGCTCGCACGTCCGCGGCGACGGTGGGGCAGGCCATCGTGCGGGCAGCGCAGAGCGAGCCGCGCGACGGCTATGCCACGCTTTTCGACCGGGTTTTCGTCTGGGGCGCAACTCTGGCACCCGGCCTGCTGGACAGGATGCTGGCACGTTTTTATCGGCGCGGGGTTGGTGGTACACGGATAGACGCGGATGAACGCGGATAA
- a CDS encoding NFACT family protein, protein MDAITLTAVARELNETVSGGRIQAVVQPDERSLALEVFGREGRQWLLFDTQPSSARAHLLPEKARRGAETDAPFLLLARKRLVGARLVDVFQPAWERILFCGCEHPELGKTTLAAEIMGKWSNLLLLSEEGAILEALRRFGPDRNPHRPILPGRPYLPPPPQPDKTPIDLLTVADLERLCDLAPAGPIWRALIGQVAGISPLAARELVFRATGDALATFGHANARSRALFDAIVWLRGLPRQGGWAPSVVFGQDGGPLAFAPYELSHLDGYELRPTISRAAADYYAALIGADAYAGRRSQVQALLDDARRRLNGRRIGLGEQAVSAEEVDEIRSFGEWILAYAWQIRPGHAELLADAGDALLRIPLDPTLSPSENAQAYFARYHKAKRAAARIPDLLAETDRDLEFLDQLQTDLHLAEDAAQIEEVREALLISGLLPAPEKRRRPPIQRSQPLRLRTSDGFTVLVGRNATQNERVTWELAGPDDLWLHSERVPGSHVVIKTEGRDAPESTLLQAAAWAAWQSQARHDGKVAVIYTQRRHLRRIPGGRPGQVRVLRSQTLLVAPMAPE, encoded by the coding sequence ATGGACGCCATCACCCTCACCGCCGTCGCCCGCGAACTGAACGAAACTGTGTCCGGGGGCCGCATCCAGGCCGTGGTGCAGCCGGACGAACGCAGCCTGGCGTTGGAGGTGTTTGGCCGCGAGGGGCGGCAGTGGCTGTTGTTCGATACGCAGCCCTCCTCCGCCCGCGCCCATCTTCTGCCCGAAAAAGCCCGCCGTGGGGCCGAGACCGATGCGCCTTTCCTCCTGCTGGCCCGCAAGCGGCTGGTGGGCGCCCGTCTGGTCGATGTCTTCCAGCCGGCCTGGGAGCGCATCCTCTTCTGCGGCTGCGAGCACCCCGAACTGGGCAAGACGACCCTGGCGGCGGAGATCATGGGAAAATGGAGCAATCTGCTGTTGCTGAGCGAGGAGGGCGCCATCCTGGAGGCGCTGCGCCGTTTTGGGCCAGACCGCAACCCGCATCGCCCCATCCTGCCCGGCCGTCCCTATCTGCCGCCGCCGCCCCAACCCGACAAGACCCCCATCGACCTCCTGACCGTGGCCGATCTCGAACGCCTCTGCGACCTCGCCCCGGCAGGCCCTATCTGGCGGGCGCTGATTGGGCAGGTGGCCGGGATCAGCCCGCTGGCCGCCCGCGAACTGGTCTTCCGCGCCACCGGCGACGCCCTGGCAACGTTCGGCCATGCCAACGCCCGCTCGCGGGCGCTGTTCGATGCCATCGTCTGGCTGCGGGGCCTGCCGCGGCAGGGCGGGTGGGCGCCGTCGGTCGTTTTCGGCCAGGATGGCGGGCCGCTGGCTTTCGCCCCCTACGAGCTGAGCCATCTGGACGGCTATGAACTTCGCCCCACCATCAGCCGCGCCGCCGCCGACTACTACGCCGCCCTCATCGGCGCCGATGCCTACGCCGGCCGGCGCAGCCAGGTGCAGGCCCTGCTGGACGACGCCCGCCGCCGGCTGAACGGCCGCCGGATCGGGCTGGGCGAGCAGGCCGTGAGCGCCGAAGAAGTGGACGAGATCAGGAGCTTTGGCGAGTGGATCCTGGCCTATGCCTGGCAGATCCGTCCTGGCCACGCCGAGCTGTTGGCCGACGCCGGCGACGCCCTCCTCCGCATCCCGCTCGACCCCACCCTTTCGCCCAGCGAAAACGCCCAGGCCTACTTCGCCCGCTATCACAAGGCCAAGCGCGCCGCCGCCCGCATCCCCGACCTGCTGGCCGAGACCGATCGCGACCTGGAGTTTCTCGACCAACTCCAGACCGACCTCCACCTGGCCGAAGATGCCGCCCAGATCGAGGAGGTGCGCGAGGCGCTGCTGATCTCCGGCCTGCTGCCCGCCCCCGAAAAGCGCCGTCGCCCGCCCATCCAGCGTTCGCAGCCCTTGCGCCTGCGCACAAGCGATGGCTTCACCGTGCTCGTCGGCCGCAATGCCACCCAGAACGAGCGCGTGACCTGGGAACTGGCCGGGCCGGACGATCTTTGGCTGCACAGCGAGCGTGTGCCCGGCTCGCACGTTGTGATCAAGACCGAGGGGCGGGACGCGCCCGAAAGCACGTTGCTACAGGCGGCGGCGTGGGCGGCCTGGCAATCGCAGGCCCGCCATGATGGCAAGGTCGCGGTGATCTACACCCAGCGCCGGCACCTGCGCCGGATTCCAGGCGGCCGGCCGGGCCAGGTGCGCGTCCTCCGTTCCCAAACGCTGCTCGTCGCCCCGATGGCGCCGGAATAA
- a CDS encoding long-chain fatty acid--CoA ligase: MDKPWLKHYEAEAPPTLHYPDKSLWELLQTPFVEYMYHKALTMNLRYLPAGLKIGVSFTYRQLEDRVNRLATALAGMGVKKGDRVAVQTPNSPGGVIAFLAAIRLGAIVINTNPIYTPREMRHQLQDSGAETIIIWNELYPKLKEIQAETKVKNVILYHLNDFIGQPFATLVKRAREKEGTWVEVPEGGNIHHFTTLIKTNPPNPPDVHIAPDDIALFQYTGGTTGVPKAAMLSHRNLVANVLQCQAWFTRVDIGKEKVMGAIPFFHVYGMTTCMLLGLKLGAEIFVVPNPRDLVAVMDMIQREGCSLFPGVPAMYIGIINHKDVAKFNLHTIKACISGAAPLPAEVQRRFEELTGGRLREGYGLTEAAPVTHANPIWGNSKAGSIGVPLPDVEARIVSLDPGPDGKFQPLGVGEEGELALRGPQVMAGYWGHEEETRKVKDAEGWLYTGDIAKMDEDGYFYIVDRKKDLIIASGYNIVPREVEEVLFEHPKVQEAVVAGVPDARRGETVKAYVVLKPGQSATAEELIAHCKQNLAPYKVPSQVEFRSELPKSMVGKFLRRVLVEEERAKLAAQDK, from the coding sequence ATGGACAAGCCCTGGCTGAAACACTACGAAGCGGAAGCGCCGCCCACGCTTCACTATCCAGACAAATCGTTGTGGGAACTGTTGCAGACGCCTTTTGTCGAATACATGTACCACAAGGCGTTGACGATGAACCTGCGCTATCTGCCAGCGGGGCTCAAGATCGGCGTCAGCTTCACCTATCGCCAGCTCGAAGACCGGGTCAATCGCCTGGCGACGGCGCTGGCGGGGATGGGGGTGAAAAAGGGCGACCGCGTGGCCGTGCAGACGCCCAACTCGCCGGGCGGCGTCATCGCCTTTCTGGCCGCCATCCGCCTGGGCGCCATCGTCATCAACACCAACCCCATCTACACCCCGCGCGAGATGCGCCATCAGCTCCAGGATTCCGGCGCCGAAACCATCATCATTTGGAACGAACTCTATCCCAAGCTGAAAGAAATCCAGGCCGAGACCAAGGTCAAGAACGTCATCCTCTATCACCTCAACGACTTCATCGGCCAGCCGTTCGCGACCCTGGTCAAGCGGGCGCGCGAGAAAGAAGGGACCTGGGTCGAAGTGCCAGAGGGTGGCAATATCCACCATTTCACCACCCTGATCAAAACCAACCCGCCCAACCCGCCCGATGTCCACATCGCCCCGGATGACATCGCCCTGTTCCAATACACCGGCGGCACCACCGGCGTGCCCAAAGCGGCCATGCTCAGCCATCGCAACCTGGTGGCCAACGTCTTGCAGTGCCAGGCCTGGTTCACTCGTGTGGACATCGGCAAAGAAAAGGTGATGGGCGCCATCCCCTTCTTCCATGTCTACGGCATGACCACCTGCATGTTGCTGGGCCTCAAACTGGGGGCCGAGATCTTTGTCGTCCCCAACCCGCGCGACCTCGTGGCCGTCATGGACATGATCCAGCGCGAGGGGTGCAGCCTCTTCCCCGGCGTGCCGGCGATGTACATCGGCATCATCAACCACAAGGACGTGGCCAAGTTCAATCTGCACACGATCAAGGCCTGCATTTCGGGCGCGGCGCCGCTGCCGGCCGAGGTGCAGAGGCGCTTCGAGGAACTGACCGGCGGCCGGCTGCGCGAGGGCTATGGTCTGACCGAAGCCGCGCCCGTCACCCACGCCAACCCAATCTGGGGGAACTCGAAAGCCGGCTCGATCGGCGTGCCCTTGCCCGATGTCGAGGCCCGCATCGTCTCGCTCGACCCCGGCCCGGATGGCAAATTCCAGCCACTAGGCGTAGGCGAGGAGGGCGAGTTGGCTCTGCGCGGGCCGCAGGTGATGGCCGGTTATTGGGGCCATGAAGAAGAAACCCGCAAGGTGAAGGACGCCGAAGGCTGGCTGTATACCGGCGACATCGCCAAGATGGACGAGGACGGCTATTTCTACATCGTCGACCGCAAAAAGGACCTGATCATCGCCTCCGGCTACAACATCGTCCCGCGCGAGGTCGAGGAGGTGCTGTTCGAGCACCCGAAGGTGCAGGAGGCGGTGGTGGCGGGCGTGCCGGATGCGCGCCGCGGCGAGACGGTGAAGGCCTATGTGGTGCTCAAGCCCGGCCAGAGCGCCACCGCCGAGGAGCTTATCGCCCACTGCAAGCAGAACCTGGCCCCCTACAAGGTTCCCTCCCAGGTCGAGTTCCGCTCCGAATTGCCCAAATCGATGGTGGGCAAGTTCCTGCGCCGGGTGCTGGTGGAGGAGGAGCGGGCGAAACTGGCTGCGCAGGACAAATGA